The following proteins are co-located in the Xyrauchen texanus isolate HMW12.3.18 chromosome 41, RBS_HiC_50CHRs, whole genome shotgun sequence genome:
- the lyrm1 gene encoding LYR motif containing protein 1 has protein sequence MSRSDVLSLYRRVLRIARSWQAQSGLLQDTDTERKYITQEARTLFRQNQQMTEPESIQRCIEECEARIEIGLHYRNPYPRPTYLHPMGLATQKGRKLLAQQKLRKQAKPLYLHSHDDT, from the exons ATGTCTCGTTCAGATGTGCTGTCTCTATACAGGAGGGTCCTGCGCATTGCACGCAGTTGGCAGGCACAGTCCGGTCTGCTACAGGATACAGACACAGAGAGGAAGTACATCACTCAGGAGGCTCGAACCCTTTTCAGACAAAACCAGCAG ATGACCGAGCCAGAATCAATCCAGAGATGCATTGAGGAGTGTGAGGCTCGGATAGAGATCG GACTGCATTATAGAAACCCTTATCCCAGACCG ACATATCTTCATCCCATGGGTCTCGCCACTCAGAAAGGGAGGAAACTGCTAGCTCAGCAGAAACTGAGGAAACAAGCCAAACCCTTGTACCTACATTCCCACGATGACACCTGA